CATCGGAGATCTGGGCGTATCCCAATTCTTCATCATCTCTGGTGCTGCGTTGATGTATAACTACGAGGACAGCGAGCACCTGAATCTTAAAATCTTCTATTGGAAGCGCTTCAAATCCATTTATCCGATGTTTTGGATCGCCTTCATCATCGCCAATATTTATTTGCTGCTCACCATGGGCTCTGGAATTGTCAACAAAGCGCCGAAATGGACTATCCTGCTCTCTGCAATAGGCATGGATGGATACTTGGCAAACACTGGCCTATCTACTTTCTATACGCTCGGCGAATGGTTCCTTGGCTTCATTATCATCTTCTATGTCGCATTCCCCATACTGCGTATCGGCGTCAAAAAGCATCCTTGGATTACTGGCATCATCGTTCTTGCTTTGTATGCAGCAACATTGCTCATCAACATTCCTCTTCACGGTATGCCTAAAGCCTTACTACTGACCACACGTCTTCCGGAAATCCTATTTGGCATGTACTTCGTCCGTTTCATGAAGCAGATCCCACATGTTGTCGGAATCAGTTCGATAGCGCTGTTGGTTCTCCAACAGATTTTCAAGCCTGTTCGGGGAAATTTGGCAGTGACCCTGATTGGAATATGCTTCTTCCTGACTTTGGTTTGGCTCAGTCACTGGCTCAACAAACAACCGATCCGCAAGGTTATTGGGTCGTTGTCGAAATATTCCTATGCCATTTTCTTGGTTCATCACCAAGTCATTATTCAAGTATTCTCCGTTGTACACCCTGAAA
This Bifidobacterium sp. ESL0790 DNA region includes the following protein-coding sequences:
- a CDS encoding acyltransferase: METTSDNIEVSDAASLSNKRKPRLFYLDWVRALSVILIVITHFDNTYPSVRHIFFNTPFGIYIGDLGVSQFFIISGAALMYNYEDSEHLNLKIFYWKRFKSIYPMFWIAFIIANIYLLLTMGSGIVNKAPKWTILLSAIGMDGYLANTGLSTFYTLGEWFLGFIIIFYVAFPILRIGVKKHPWITGIIVLALYAATLLINIPLHGMPKALLLTTRLPEILFGMYFVRFMKQIPHVVGISSIALLVLQQIFKPVRGNLAVTLIGICFFLTLVWLSHWLNKQPIRKVIGSLSKYSYAIFLVHHQVIIQVFSVVHPETLGLTSAFVLFFADFVIIMALSVALQKLNGKTTSYVKDMFNHPAIKNS